The following are from one region of the Acanthopagrus latus isolate v.2019 chromosome 2, fAcaLat1.1, whole genome shotgun sequence genome:
- the usp32 gene encoding ubiquitin carboxyl-terminal hydrolase 32 isoform X10, which produces MTQQCFYREVLGDGVPHKVAEVIYTSFGGSSKGLHFNNLIVGLVLLTRGRDEEKAKYLFSLFASDLGGYAAREDIEAVLQVLDGEVPTSLKKCFSEGDKVNYERFRSWLLQNKEAFTLSRWLLSGGVCVTLTDDSDTPTFYQTLAGVTHLEESDIIDLEKRYWLLKAQSRTGRFDLETFVPLVSPPIHASLSEGLFHAFDENRDNHIDFKEISCGLSASCRGPIAERQKFCFKVFDVDRDGILSRDELHEMVVALLEVWKDNRTDTLPELHSSVSDIVEDILKMHDTTKLGHLTLEDYQIWSVKSALANEFLNLLFQVCHIVLGLRPGTPEEEGQIIRGWLERESRHGLQQGQNWFLISMLWWQQWKDYVKYGSPCCYLPVQEHKGIVVEQPSILSSLRTPMATATIEPIPPDRLGGLGTFSPVSPTEERSPDAVSSASEATEIAALSPQVAPSATESCFARQHNISDNNNQCFSGANGHLPSQLAAQRPGAIDNQSLVNTDPMKAPTLTMEGGRLKRSLQLAPGRDFEMVPEPVWRALYHWYGANLSLPRPVILESKTGQAELELFPRYLLFLRQQPATRSPQSNIWVNMGMTSLRMFPPYLPPPRAGSVPSPNAPLKRVLAYTGCFSRMGTIKDIHLYLSQRLRIKEEDMRLWLYNSENYLTLLDDEDHTLESLKIQDEQQLVIEVRNKDMSWPEEMSFIANSSKMDRHKVPTEKGATGLSNLGNTCFMNSSIQCVSNTKPLTDYFISGRHLYELNRTNPIGMRGHMAKCYGDLVMELWSGTQKNLAPLKLRWTIAKYAPRFNGFQQQDSQELLAFLLDGLHEDLNRVHEKPYVELKDSDGRPDWEVASEAWENHLRRNRSIVVDLFHGQLKSQVKCKTCGHISARFDPFNFLSLPLPMDSSMHLEITVIKLDGSTPVRYGLRLNMDEKYTGLKKQLSELCSLKPEQILLAEVHTSNIKNFPQDNQKVRLSVNGFLCAFEVPVPGSPTSLSSPSLTDVTPIANGSTVIGNVGNKPVLIPNGGPSSMVPCSPDTPLGNGIANGHITPVQESPFIGYIIAMHRKMMRTELYFLSSQKNRPSLFGMPLIVPCTVHTSKKDLYDAVWIQVSRLASPLPPQEASNHAQDCDDSMGYQYPFTLRVVGKDGNSCAWCPWYRFCRGCTIECAEDRASIGNAYIAVDWDPTALHLRYQTSQERIVEEHCSVEQSRRAQAEPISLDSCLRAFTSEEELGEDELYYCSKCKTHRLATKKLDLWRLPPILIVHLKRFQFVNGRWIKSQKIVKFPRENFDPSAFLAPRDLEQHSLHSRSESEDLLRVGEDNLSSISAPAGFCNLPKASPASSRKSAPSLSRTNSPSGSPKIGSGGRRPGRLRLPQLGSRHRLSNSKENLDGAANPEAEPRDFAQLADTEGSGAGTVACGLPGTGEALASESSCNTEASSSHCDVVLVNGDSNGLSSDCSTESSMDPDHSLLQHRDNMCLEAIYNLYAISCHSGIMGGGHYVTYAKNPNEKWYCYNDSSCKEVHSEEIDTDSAYILFYEQQGVEYSQFLPKIDGKKMADTSSMDEDFESDYKKYCVLQ; this is translated from the exons GGTGATAAAGTGAACTATGAGCGCTTCAGGAGCTGGCTGCTACAGAACAAGGAGGCCTTCACTTTGTCCAGATGGCTTCTGtctggaggagtgtgtgtcaCGCTCACAGATGACAGTGACACGCCCACCTTCTACCAGACCCTGGCTGGCGTTACACACT TGGAGGAGTCAGACATTATAGATTTGGAGAAGCGCTACTGGCTGCTGAAAGCCCAGTCCAGAACCGGCCGCTTTGACTTGGAAACCTTTGTCCCTCTGGTCTCTCCTCCAATCCATGCCTCACTGAGTGAAG GCTTATTTCACGCTTTTGATGAGAATCGGGACAATCACATCGACTTTAAAGAGATATCTTGTGGACTGTCTGCGAGCTGCAGGGGGCCCATTgctgaaagacagaaat TTTGCTTCAAAGTGTTCGATGTGGACCGTGATGGGATTCTGTCTCGAGATGAACTCCATGAAATGGTGGTGGCCTTGCTGGAGGTGTGGAAGGACAATCGCACAGACACACTCCCT gAGCTGCACAGTAGCGTGTCAGACATCGTAGAGGACATTCTGAAGATGCATGACACAACCAAG CTGGGTCACTTGACCCTGGAGGACTACCAGATCTGGAGCGTGAAGAGTGCTTTGGCCAATGAGTTCTTAAACCTCCTTTTCCAG GTCTGCCACATAGTCCTAGGGCTCAGGCCCGGTACTCccgaggaggagggacagatcATCAG gggttggttagagagggagagcagacaTGGGCTGCAGCAGGGTCAGAACTGGTTCCTCATCTCCATGCTGTGGTGGCAGCAGTGGAAGGACTACGTTAAATAC GGCAGTCCCTGCTGTTATCTTCCTGTCCAGGAGCATAAGGGCATCGTGGTGGAGCAGCCGTCCATCCTGAGCTCATTACGAACTCCAATGGCCACAGCCACTATAGAGCCCATCCCACCAGACAGACTAGGAGGACTGGGAACCTTCAGCCCAGTCAGCCCCACCGAGGAGAGgtcacctgatgctgtgtcGAGCGCCTCGGAGGCTACAGAGATCG CAGCCCTGAGCCCCCAGGTAGCTCCCTCAGCTACAGAGAGCTGTTTTGCCCGTCAGCACAACATATCAGACAAcaacaatcagtgtttttctggaGCCAACGGACACCTCCCCTCCCAGCTTGCAGCACAACGACCTGGAGCCATCGACAACCAGTCTCTGGTCAACACTGACCCCATGAAG GCCCCGACGTTAACCATGGAGGGTGGCAGGCTGAAGCGCTCCCTGCAGCTGGCGCCTGGTAGAGACTTTGAGATGGTGCCAGAGCCGGTGTGGCGGGCGCTCTACCACTGGTATGGTGCCAACCTCAGCCTGCCGCGCCCG GTTATCCTGGAGAGCAAGACGGGCCAAGCAGAGCTGGAGCTCTTTCCACGctacctcctcttcctccgccaGCAGCCGGCCACACGCTCCCCCCAGTCCAACATCTGGGTCAATATGGGTATGACCAGCCTGCGAATGTTCCCACCGTATTTGCCCCCACCAAGAG cAGGTAGTGTGCCATCCCCCAACGCTCCTCTGAAGAGGGTGCTGGCCTACACAGGCTGCTTCAGCCGCATGGGCACCATCAAGGACATCCACCTCTACCTGTCCCAGAGACTCCGCATCAAGGAAGAGGACATGAGACTCTGGCTCTACAACAGTGAG aACTACCTCACGCTCCTAGACGATGAAGATCACACATTGGAAAGCCTGAAGATTCAGGATGAGCAGCAGCTAGTTATTGAAG TCAGGAACAAAGACATGAGTTGGCCTGAGGAAATGTCTTTCATTGCCAACAGTAGTAAGATGGACAGACACAAAG TTCCTACAGAGAAGGGAGCCACTGGCCTTAGTAACCTTGGCAACACCTGCTTCATGAACTCCAGCATCCAGTGTGTGAGCAACACCAAGCCTCTCACAGACTACTTCATCTCAGGGAGACACCTCTATGAGCTCAACAG AACCAACCCCATTGGGATGCGAGGTCACATGGCCAAATGTTATGGTGACTTGGTGATGGAGCTGTGGAGTGGGACACAGAAGAACTTGGCTCCGCTCAAACTTAGA TGGACGATAGCAAAGTACGCGCCGCGCTTTAATGGCTTCCAGCAGCAGGACTCCCAGGAACTGCTGGCCTTCCTGCTGGACGGTCTGCACGAAGATCTGAACAGAGTCCATGAGAAACCCTACGTGGAGCTGAAGGATAGCGATGGCCGGCCCGACTGGGAGGTGGCCTCTGAG GCGTGGGAGAACCACCTGCGGAGGAACCGCTCCATCGTGGTGGACCTCTTCCATGGTCAGCTCAAGTCCCAGGTGAAGTGTAAGACATGCGGACACATCAGTGCTCGCTTCGACCCCTTCAACTTCCTGTCTCTGCCCCTGCCCATGGACAGCTCAATGCATCTGGAGATCACTg tcATTAAACTGGACGGCTCCACGCCTGTGCGCTACGGCCTGAGGTTGAATATGGACGAGAAGTACACAGGACTGAAGAAGCAGCTGAGTGAACTGTGCAGTCTGAAGCCTGAGCAGATCCTCCTGGCTGAGGTCCACACGTCCAACATCAAG AACTTTCCTCAGGACAACCAGAAGGTCCGGCTGTCCGTTAACGGCTTCCTGTGTGCATTTGAGGTCCCAGTGCCAGGGTCACCAACATCACTGAGCTCACCCTCGCTTACAG ATGTCACCCCGATAGCAAATGGCTCCACTGTTATTGGGAATGTGGGCAATAAGCCCGTCCTCATCCCTAACGGTGGCCCAAGCTCGATGGTGCCCTGCAGCCCTGACACACCCCTTGGTAATGGGATCGCCAATGGACACATCACACCGGTGCAGGAGAGCCCCTTCATTGGATACATCATTGCCATGCACAGAAAAATG ATGCGTACAgagctttacttcctgtcatcTCAGAAGAACCGGCCCAGTCTGTTCGGCATGCCTCTTATAGTTCCCTGCACTGTCCACACCAGTAAGAAGGACCTGTACGATGCTGTCTGGATCCAAGTGTCCCGACTGGCCAGTCCGCTGCCCCCGCAGGAAGCCAGCAACCACGCCCAGGACTG TGATGACAGTATGGGCTATCAGTACCCCTTCACTTTACGGGTTGTGGGTAAGGATGGCAACTCATGTGCCTGGTGTCCCTGGTACAG gtTCTGTCGAGGCTGTACAATAGAGTGTGCAGAGGACAGAGCCTCTATAGGAAATGCTTATATAGCTGTTGACTGGGACCCCACTGCCCTGCACCTTCGCTACCAGACCTCCCAGGAGAGG ATTGTGGAGGAGCACTGCAGTGTGGAGCAGTCCCGTCGGGCCCAGGCCGAGCCCATCAGCTTGGACAGCTGTCTGAGGGCCTTCACCAGCGAGGAGGAGCTGGGTGAGGACGAGCTTTACTACTGCTCCAAGTGCAAGACACACCGGCTGGCCACTAAGAAGCTGGACCTCTGGAGGCTGCCACCCATCCTG ATCGTCCACCTGAAGCGCTTCCAGTTCGTGAATGGCCGCTGGATCAAATCCCAGAAGATTGTCAAGTTCCCGCGGGAAAATTTCGACCCCAGTGCTTTCCTGGCTCCCAGAGACCTGGAGCAGCACTCCCTGCACTCCCGCAGTGAGAGCGAGGACCTGCTGAGGGTGGGAGAAGACaacctgtcctccatctctgcccCTGCTGGTTTCTGCAACCTTCCCAAAG CCTCCCCTGCCTCTAGCAGGAAGTCTGCTCCTTCTCTCAGTCGGACCAACAGCCCTTCAGGCAGCCCAAAGATCGGCAGCGGAGGTCGCAGGCCGGGCCGACTACGCCTTCCCCAGCTGGGCAGCAGACACCGCCTCTCCAACAGCAAGGAGAACCTGGATGGAGCTGCTAATCCAGAGGCGGAACCACGGGACTTTGCACAACTGGCAGACACAGAGGGGAGCGGAGCAGGGACTGTGGCATGTGGCCTTCCAGGAACAGGAGAGGCGCTGGCATCAGAATCATCGTGCAACACCGAGGCGTCCAGCAGCCACTGTGACGTGGTCCTGGTGAATGGTGACAGCAACGGGCTGAGTTCagactgcagcacagagagcagcatGGACCCGGACCACTCACTGCTACAGCACAGAGACAACATGTGTCTGGAGGCCATCTACAACCTCTATGCAATATCA TGCCATTCTGGAATCATGGGAGGAGGCCACTATGTGACGTATGCCAAAAACCCCAATGAGAAATGGTACTGTTACAATGACAGCAGCTGTAAG GAAGTGCACTCTGAGGAGATCGACACCGACTCGGCCTACATCCTCTTCTACGAGCAGCAGGGCGTCGAATACTCCCAGTTCCTGCCAAAGATCGATGGCAAAAAGATGGCCGACACCAGTAGCATGGATGAAGACTTTGAGTCCGACTACAAGAAATACTGTGTTCTCCAGTGA
- the usp32 gene encoding ubiquitin carboxyl-terminal hydrolase 32 isoform X6: protein MGAKESRIGFLSYDEAVKRVTDVELKRLKDAFKRTSGITYYMTQQCFYREVLGDGVPHKVAEVIYTSFGGSSKGLHFNNLIVGLVLLTRGRDEEKAKYLFSLFASDLGGYAAREDIEAVLQVLDGEVPTSLKKCFSEGDKVNYERFRSWLLQNKEAFTLSRWLLSGGVCVTLTDDSDTPTFYQTLAGVTHLEESDIIDLEKRYWLLKAQSRTGRFDLETFVPLVSPPIHASLSEGLFHAFDENRDNHIDFKEISCGLSASCRGPIAERQKFCFKVFDVDRDGILSRDELHEMVVALLEVWKDNRTDTLPELHSSVSDIVEDILKMHDTTKLGHLTLEDYQIWSVKSALANEFLNLLFQVCHIVLGLRPGTPEEEGQIIRGWLERESRHGLQQGQNWFLISMLWWQQWKDYVKYEHKGIVVEQPSILSSLRTPMATATIEPIPPDRLGGLGTFSPVSPTEERSPDAVSSASEATEIAALSPQVAPSATESCFARQHNISDNNNQCFSGANGHLPSQLAAQRPGAIDNQSLVNTDPMKAPTLTMEGGRLKRSLQLAPGRDFEMVPEPVWRALYHWYGANLSLPRPVILESKTGQAELELFPRYLLFLRQQPATRSPQSNIWVNMGMTSLRMFPPYLPPPRGSVPSPNAPLKRVLAYTGCFSRMGTIKDIHLYLSQRLRIKEEDMRLWLYNSENYLTLLDDEDHTLESLKIQDEQQLVIEVRNKDMSWPEEMSFIANSSKMDRHKVPTEKGATGLSNLGNTCFMNSSIQCVSNTKPLTDYFISGRHLYELNRTNPIGMRGHMAKCYGDLVMELWSGTQKNLAPLKLRWTIAKYAPRFNGFQQQDSQELLAFLLDGLHEDLNRVHEKPYVELKDSDGRPDWEVASEAWENHLRRNRSIVVDLFHGQLKSQVKCKTCGHISARFDPFNFLSLPLPMDSSMHLEITVIKLDGSTPVRYGLRLNMDEKYTGLKKQLSELCSLKPEQILLAEVHTSNIKNFPQDNQKVRLSVNGFLCAFEVPVPGSPTSLSSPSLTDVTPIANGSTVIGNVGNKPVLIPNGGPSSMVPCSPDTPLGNGIANGHITPVQESPFIGYIIAMHRKMMRTELYFLSSQKNRPSLFGMPLIVPCTVHTSKKDLYDAVWIQVSRLASPLPPQEASNHAQDCDDSMGYQYPFTLRVVGKDGNSCAWCPWYRFCRGCTIECAEDRASIGNAYIAVDWDPTALHLRYQTSQERIVEEHCSVEQSRRAQAEPISLDSCLRAFTSEEELGEDELYYCSKCKTHRLATKKLDLWRLPPILIVHLKRFQFVNGRWIKSQKIVKFPRENFDPSAFLAPRDLEQHSLHSRSESEDLLRVGEDNLSSISAPAGFCNLPKASPASSRKSAPSLSRTNSPSGSPKIGSGGRRPGRLRLPQLGSRHRLSNSKENLDGAANPEAEPRDFAQLADTEGSGAGTVACGLPGTGEALASESSCNTEASSSHCDVVLVNGDSNGLSSDCSTESSMDPDHSLLQHRDNMCLEAIYNLYAISCHSGIMGGGHYVTYAKNPNEKWYCYNDSSCKEVHSEEIDTDSAYILFYEQQGVEYSQFLPKIDGKKMADTSSMDEDFESDYKKYCVLQ from the exons GGTGATAAAGTGAACTATGAGCGCTTCAGGAGCTGGCTGCTACAGAACAAGGAGGCCTTCACTTTGTCCAGATGGCTTCTGtctggaggagtgtgtgtcaCGCTCACAGATGACAGTGACACGCCCACCTTCTACCAGACCCTGGCTGGCGTTACACACT TGGAGGAGTCAGACATTATAGATTTGGAGAAGCGCTACTGGCTGCTGAAAGCCCAGTCCAGAACCGGCCGCTTTGACTTGGAAACCTTTGTCCCTCTGGTCTCTCCTCCAATCCATGCCTCACTGAGTGAAG GCTTATTTCACGCTTTTGATGAGAATCGGGACAATCACATCGACTTTAAAGAGATATCTTGTGGACTGTCTGCGAGCTGCAGGGGGCCCATTgctgaaagacagaaat TTTGCTTCAAAGTGTTCGATGTGGACCGTGATGGGATTCTGTCTCGAGATGAACTCCATGAAATGGTGGTGGCCTTGCTGGAGGTGTGGAAGGACAATCGCACAGACACACTCCCT gAGCTGCACAGTAGCGTGTCAGACATCGTAGAGGACATTCTGAAGATGCATGACACAACCAAG CTGGGTCACTTGACCCTGGAGGACTACCAGATCTGGAGCGTGAAGAGTGCTTTGGCCAATGAGTTCTTAAACCTCCTTTTCCAG GTCTGCCACATAGTCCTAGGGCTCAGGCCCGGTACTCccgaggaggagggacagatcATCAG gggttggttagagagggagagcagacaTGGGCTGCAGCAGGGTCAGAACTGGTTCCTCATCTCCATGCTGTGGTGGCAGCAGTGGAAGGACTACGTTAAATAC GAGCATAAGGGCATCGTGGTGGAGCAGCCGTCCATCCTGAGCTCATTACGAACTCCAATGGCCACAGCCACTATAGAGCCCATCCCACCAGACAGACTAGGAGGACTGGGAACCTTCAGCCCAGTCAGCCCCACCGAGGAGAGgtcacctgatgctgtgtcGAGCGCCTCGGAGGCTACAGAGATCG CAGCCCTGAGCCCCCAGGTAGCTCCCTCAGCTACAGAGAGCTGTTTTGCCCGTCAGCACAACATATCAGACAAcaacaatcagtgtttttctggaGCCAACGGACACCTCCCCTCCCAGCTTGCAGCACAACGACCTGGAGCCATCGACAACCAGTCTCTGGTCAACACTGACCCCATGAAG GCCCCGACGTTAACCATGGAGGGTGGCAGGCTGAAGCGCTCCCTGCAGCTGGCGCCTGGTAGAGACTTTGAGATGGTGCCAGAGCCGGTGTGGCGGGCGCTCTACCACTGGTATGGTGCCAACCTCAGCCTGCCGCGCCCG GTTATCCTGGAGAGCAAGACGGGCCAAGCAGAGCTGGAGCTCTTTCCACGctacctcctcttcctccgccaGCAGCCGGCCACACGCTCCCCCCAGTCCAACATCTGGGTCAATATGGGTATGACCAGCCTGCGAATGTTCCCACCGTATTTGCCCCCACCAAGAG GTAGTGTGCCATCCCCCAACGCTCCTCTGAAGAGGGTGCTGGCCTACACAGGCTGCTTCAGCCGCATGGGCACCATCAAGGACATCCACCTCTACCTGTCCCAGAGACTCCGCATCAAGGAAGAGGACATGAGACTCTGGCTCTACAACAGTGAG aACTACCTCACGCTCCTAGACGATGAAGATCACACATTGGAAAGCCTGAAGATTCAGGATGAGCAGCAGCTAGTTATTGAAG TCAGGAACAAAGACATGAGTTGGCCTGAGGAAATGTCTTTCATTGCCAACAGTAGTAAGATGGACAGACACAAAG TTCCTACAGAGAAGGGAGCCACTGGCCTTAGTAACCTTGGCAACACCTGCTTCATGAACTCCAGCATCCAGTGTGTGAGCAACACCAAGCCTCTCACAGACTACTTCATCTCAGGGAGACACCTCTATGAGCTCAACAG AACCAACCCCATTGGGATGCGAGGTCACATGGCCAAATGTTATGGTGACTTGGTGATGGAGCTGTGGAGTGGGACACAGAAGAACTTGGCTCCGCTCAAACTTAGA TGGACGATAGCAAAGTACGCGCCGCGCTTTAATGGCTTCCAGCAGCAGGACTCCCAGGAACTGCTGGCCTTCCTGCTGGACGGTCTGCACGAAGATCTGAACAGAGTCCATGAGAAACCCTACGTGGAGCTGAAGGATAGCGATGGCCGGCCCGACTGGGAGGTGGCCTCTGAG GCGTGGGAGAACCACCTGCGGAGGAACCGCTCCATCGTGGTGGACCTCTTCCATGGTCAGCTCAAGTCCCAGGTGAAGTGTAAGACATGCGGACACATCAGTGCTCGCTTCGACCCCTTCAACTTCCTGTCTCTGCCCCTGCCCATGGACAGCTCAATGCATCTGGAGATCACTg tcATTAAACTGGACGGCTCCACGCCTGTGCGCTACGGCCTGAGGTTGAATATGGACGAGAAGTACACAGGACTGAAGAAGCAGCTGAGTGAACTGTGCAGTCTGAAGCCTGAGCAGATCCTCCTGGCTGAGGTCCACACGTCCAACATCAAG AACTTTCCTCAGGACAACCAGAAGGTCCGGCTGTCCGTTAACGGCTTCCTGTGTGCATTTGAGGTCCCAGTGCCAGGGTCACCAACATCACTGAGCTCACCCTCGCTTACAG ATGTCACCCCGATAGCAAATGGCTCCACTGTTATTGGGAATGTGGGCAATAAGCCCGTCCTCATCCCTAACGGTGGCCCAAGCTCGATGGTGCCCTGCAGCCCTGACACACCCCTTGGTAATGGGATCGCCAATGGACACATCACACCGGTGCAGGAGAGCCCCTTCATTGGATACATCATTGCCATGCACAGAAAAATG ATGCGTACAgagctttacttcctgtcatcTCAGAAGAACCGGCCCAGTCTGTTCGGCATGCCTCTTATAGTTCCCTGCACTGTCCACACCAGTAAGAAGGACCTGTACGATGCTGTCTGGATCCAAGTGTCCCGACTGGCCAGTCCGCTGCCCCCGCAGGAAGCCAGCAACCACGCCCAGGACTG TGATGACAGTATGGGCTATCAGTACCCCTTCACTTTACGGGTTGTGGGTAAGGATGGCAACTCATGTGCCTGGTGTCCCTGGTACAG gtTCTGTCGAGGCTGTACAATAGAGTGTGCAGAGGACAGAGCCTCTATAGGAAATGCTTATATAGCTGTTGACTGGGACCCCACTGCCCTGCACCTTCGCTACCAGACCTCCCAGGAGAGG ATTGTGGAGGAGCACTGCAGTGTGGAGCAGTCCCGTCGGGCCCAGGCCGAGCCCATCAGCTTGGACAGCTGTCTGAGGGCCTTCACCAGCGAGGAGGAGCTGGGTGAGGACGAGCTTTACTACTGCTCCAAGTGCAAGACACACCGGCTGGCCACTAAGAAGCTGGACCTCTGGAGGCTGCCACCCATCCTG ATCGTCCACCTGAAGCGCTTCCAGTTCGTGAATGGCCGCTGGATCAAATCCCAGAAGATTGTCAAGTTCCCGCGGGAAAATTTCGACCCCAGTGCTTTCCTGGCTCCCAGAGACCTGGAGCAGCACTCCCTGCACTCCCGCAGTGAGAGCGAGGACCTGCTGAGGGTGGGAGAAGACaacctgtcctccatctctgcccCTGCTGGTTTCTGCAACCTTCCCAAAG CCTCCCCTGCCTCTAGCAGGAAGTCTGCTCCTTCTCTCAGTCGGACCAACAGCCCTTCAGGCAGCCCAAAGATCGGCAGCGGAGGTCGCAGGCCGGGCCGACTACGCCTTCCCCAGCTGGGCAGCAGACACCGCCTCTCCAACAGCAAGGAGAACCTGGATGGAGCTGCTAATCCAGAGGCGGAACCACGGGACTTTGCACAACTGGCAGACACAGAGGGGAGCGGAGCAGGGACTGTGGCATGTGGCCTTCCAGGAACAGGAGAGGCGCTGGCATCAGAATCATCGTGCAACACCGAGGCGTCCAGCAGCCACTGTGACGTGGTCCTGGTGAATGGTGACAGCAACGGGCTGAGTTCagactgcagcacagagagcagcatGGACCCGGACCACTCACTGCTACAGCACAGAGACAACATGTGTCTGGAGGCCATCTACAACCTCTATGCAATATCA TGCCATTCTGGAATCATGGGAGGAGGCCACTATGTGACGTATGCCAAAAACCCCAATGAGAAATGGTACTGTTACAATGACAGCAGCTGTAAG GAAGTGCACTCTGAGGAGATCGACACCGACTCGGCCTACATCCTCTTCTACGAGCAGCAGGGCGTCGAATACTCCCAGTTCCTGCCAAAGATCGATGGCAAAAAGATGGCCGACACCAGTAGCATGGATGAAGACTTTGAGTCCGACTACAAGAAATACTGTGTTCTCCAGTGA